In Streptomyces chartreusis, the following proteins share a genomic window:
- a CDS encoding SCO0930 family lipoprotein → MKTSWRSASLVVSAVAVAALTTACGSETAPPASSQNVGATAAAGDYGSGTGLGSGYDAGAAGQEGSATQAASAGELTVATNAELGELLTDSDGMTLYRFDKDVADPAKSNCDGDCATKWPPVPANDAKAGVGIDKNLLGSVTRTDGTKQLTIDGWPAYRYAKDTKAGDVNGQGVGGTWYALAPTGKKAEGEGAELPGLSTRKDSKLGEIVIDKNGHTVYRFMKDSPWPMKTACTGECLDKWPVIAPVDAEDTEGIDLKGSGPRGQGYVVFDRPDGIKQQTIDCVPIYTFAGDKKPGDTNGQGVGGTWFAIRPDGKPVGAPGQ, encoded by the coding sequence ATGAAGACCTCGTGGCGGAGCGCCTCGCTCGTGGTGAGCGCCGTGGCGGTGGCGGCGCTGACGACGGCATGCGGCTCGGAAACCGCCCCGCCGGCGAGCAGCCAGAACGTGGGTGCCACGGCCGCGGCCGGTGACTACGGAAGCGGCACCGGCCTCGGATCCGGTTACGACGCGGGCGCGGCGGGCCAGGAGGGCTCCGCCACCCAGGCCGCCTCGGCCGGTGAACTCACCGTGGCCACCAACGCGGAACTGGGCGAGTTGCTGACCGACAGCGACGGAATGACCCTGTACCGCTTCGACAAGGACGTCGCCGACCCGGCCAAGTCGAACTGCGACGGCGACTGCGCCACCAAGTGGCCGCCGGTCCCCGCGAACGACGCCAAGGCCGGCGTGGGCATCGACAAGAACCTGCTCGGCTCGGTCACCCGGACCGACGGCACCAAGCAGCTGACGATCGACGGCTGGCCCGCGTACCGCTACGCCAAGGACACCAAGGCCGGTGACGTCAACGGCCAGGGCGTGGGCGGCACTTGGTACGCACTCGCGCCCACCGGCAAGAAGGCGGAGGGTGAGGGCGCCGAGCTGCCCGGCCTGTCCACGCGCAAGGACTCCAAGCTCGGTGAGATCGTGATCGACAAGAACGGTCACACGGTCTACCGCTTCATGAAGGACTCGCCCTGGCCGATGAAGACGGCCTGCACCGGCGAGTGCCTGGACAAGTGGCCCGTCATCGCACCGGTCGACGCCGAGGACACCGAGGGCATCGACCTGAAGGGCTCCGGCCCCCGGGGCCAGGGCTACGTGGTCTTCGACCGCCCCGACGGCATCAAGCAGCAGACCATCGACTGCGTACCGATCTACACCTTCGCCGGTGACAAGAAGCCCGGCGACACCAACGGTCAGGGCGTGGGCGGCACCTGGTTCGCCATCCGCCCGGACGGCAAGCCGGTCGGCGCGCCGGGACAGTAA
- a CDS encoding fumarate reductase/succinate dehydrogenase flavoprotein subunit, with translation MSTYADHTTGEPVLDAKAPAGPVNERWDTRRFEAKLVNPANRRKHTVIVVGTGLAGGSAGATLAEQGYHVVQFCYQDSPRRAHSIAAQGGINAAKNYRNDGDSIHRLFYDTVKGGDFRARESNVHRLAQISVEIIDQCVAQGVPFAREYGGLLDTRSFGGVQVSRTFYARGQTGQQLLLGAYQALSRQIAAGNIEMHPRTEMLDLIVVDGKARGIVARDLITGRIDTYFADAVVLASGGYGNVFYLSTNAMNSNATAVWRAHRRGAYFANPCFTQIHPTCIPRTGDHQSKLTLMSESLRNDGRIWVPKAKGDDRPANKIPEDERDYYLERIYPSFGNLVPRDIASRAAKNVCDEGRGVGPGGQGVYLDFADAIERMGRKAVEAKYGNLFDMYQRITDEDPYEVPMRIYPAVHYTMGGLWVDYDLQTTVPGLFAIGEANFSDHGANRLGASALMQGLADGYFVLPATINDYLARNPHHEQVTDEHPVVQEVLADTQDRLNLLLAVDGDRTPDSFHREVGELMWEFCGMARTETGLRKALERIPQIREEFWRRIKVPGTGEEFNQSLEKANRVVDYLELAELMCLDALHRDESCGGHFREESQTPDGEAARKDDEFAYAAAWEFTDTGAAPVLHKEDLVFEYVHPTQRSYA, from the coding sequence ATGTCTACCTACGCCGACCACACGACCGGCGAACCGGTCCTCGACGCGAAAGCCCCCGCCGGTCCCGTCAACGAGCGCTGGGACACCCGCCGCTTCGAGGCCAAGCTGGTCAACCCCGCCAACCGGCGCAAGCACACGGTGATCGTGGTCGGCACGGGCCTGGCCGGTGGTTCCGCCGGGGCCACCCTCGCCGAACAGGGCTACCACGTCGTCCAGTTCTGCTACCAGGACTCCCCGCGCCGAGCCCACTCCATCGCCGCGCAGGGCGGCATCAACGCGGCGAAGAACTACCGCAACGACGGCGACTCGATCCACCGGCTGTTCTACGACACGGTCAAGGGCGGCGACTTCCGGGCCCGTGAGTCCAACGTCCACCGCCTCGCGCAGATCTCCGTGGAGATCATCGACCAGTGCGTGGCGCAGGGCGTGCCGTTCGCCCGCGAGTACGGTGGTCTGCTCGACACCCGCTCCTTCGGCGGTGTGCAGGTCTCCCGTACCTTCTACGCCCGCGGTCAGACGGGCCAGCAACTCCTCCTGGGCGCCTACCAGGCGCTGAGCCGGCAGATCGCGGCGGGCAACATCGAGATGCACCCGCGTACCGAGATGCTCGACCTGATCGTCGTCGACGGCAAGGCGCGCGGGATCGTGGCGCGCGACCTGATCACGGGCCGTATCGACACGTACTTCGCGGACGCCGTGGTCCTCGCCAGCGGCGGCTACGGCAACGTCTTCTACCTGTCGACGAACGCCATGAACTCCAACGCCACCGCCGTGTGGCGGGCGCACCGGCGCGGCGCCTACTTCGCCAACCCCTGTTTCACGCAGATCCACCCGACGTGCATCCCGCGCACCGGGGACCACCAGTCCAAGCTGACGCTGATGAGCGAGTCGCTGCGCAACGACGGCCGGATCTGGGTGCCGAAGGCGAAAGGCGACGACCGGCCCGCGAACAAGATCCCCGAGGACGAGCGCGACTACTACCTGGAGCGCATCTACCCGTCCTTCGGCAACCTGGTGCCCCGCGACATCGCCTCCCGCGCCGCGAAGAACGTCTGCGACGAGGGCAGGGGAGTGGGCCCCGGCGGTCAGGGTGTCTACCTCGACTTCGCCGATGCCATCGAGCGCATGGGCCGCAAGGCCGTCGAGGCGAAGTACGGCAACCTCTTCGACATGTACCAGCGGATCACCGACGAGGATCCGTACGAGGTGCCGATGCGCATCTACCCGGCCGTGCACTACACGATGGGCGGTCTCTGGGTGGACTACGACCTCCAGACCACCGTCCCCGGCCTGTTCGCGATCGGGGAGGCCAACTTCTCCGACCACGGCGCGAACCGGCTCGGCGCGTCCGCCCTGATGCAGGGCCTGGCCGACGGCTACTTCGTGCTGCCGGCCACCATCAACGACTACCTCGCCCGCAACCCGCACCACGAGCAGGTCACCGACGAACACCCCGTCGTCCAGGAGGTGCTGGCCGATACCCAGGACCGGCTGAACCTCCTGCTCGCCGTCGACGGGGACCGCACCCCGGACTCCTTCCACCGCGAGGTCGGCGAGCTGATGTGGGAGTTCTGCGGCATGGCCCGCACGGAGACCGGGCTGCGCAAGGCCCTGGAGCGCATCCCGCAGATCCGCGAGGAGTTCTGGCGCCGGATCAAGGTCCCCGGCACCGGCGAGGAGTTCAACCAGTCGCTGGAGAAGGCCAACCGCGTCGTCGACTACCTGGAGCTCGCCGAGCTGATGTGCCTCGACGCGCTGCACCGCGACGAGTCCTGCGGCGGCCACTTCCGCGAGGAGTCGCAGACGCCGGACGGCGAGGCGGCCCGCAAGGACGACGAGTTCGCCTACGCGGCGGCCTGGGAGTTCACCGACACGGGCGCCGCTCCCGTGCTGCACAAGGAAGACCTGGTCTTCGAGTACGTCCACCCCACCCAGCGGAGCTACGCATGA
- a CDS encoding succinate dehydrogenase, with the protein MARTVWDSTVGKKTVMAVSGLIMLLYLVVHMIGNLKIFFGAGEFNHYAHWLRTVGEPFMHYEWTLWLVRIVLVVAVVAHATSAYQLSRRDIRARPAKYVHKKPRASYATRTMRWGGIILGLFIVWHILDLTTGTVHSGGFQEGHPYQNVVDTFSTWYGNVIYIVAMLALGLHIRHGFWSAAQTLGAGSRTRDRALKATADILALLLTVGFIAVPVGVMTGLVS; encoded by the coding sequence ATGGCACGCACGGTGTGGGACTCCACCGTCGGCAAGAAGACCGTGATGGCGGTCAGCGGGCTCATCATGCTGCTGTACCTGGTCGTCCACATGATCGGAAACCTGAAGATCTTCTTCGGGGCGGGCGAGTTCAACCACTACGCGCACTGGCTGCGCACGGTCGGCGAGCCGTTCATGCACTACGAGTGGACGCTCTGGCTGGTCCGGATCGTGCTGGTCGTCGCCGTCGTCGCGCACGCCACCTCCGCGTACCAGCTCAGCCGCCGCGACATCAGGGCCCGCCCCGCCAAGTACGTGCACAAGAAGCCGCGGGCGAGCTACGCCACGCGCACCATGCGCTGGGGCGGCATCATCCTCGGCCTGTTCATCGTCTGGCACATCCTGGACCTGACGACCGGCACCGTGCACTCCGGCGGCTTCCAGGAGGGCCACCCGTACCAGAACGTCGTGGACACCTTCTCCACGTGGTACGGCAACGTCATCTACATCGTCGCGATGCTCGCGCTCGGCCTGCACATCCGGCACGGCTTCTGGAGCGCCGCCCAGACCCTCGGCGCCGGCAGCCGCACCCGCGACCGCGCCCTGAAGGCCACGGCCGACATCCTCGCGCTGCTGCTCACGGTCGGTTTCATCGCCGTACCCGTGGGCGTCATGACCGGATTGGTGAGCTGA
- a CDS encoding alcohol dehydrogenase catalytic domain-containing protein yields MRAAVATGPNLPLALDNLDVPQPAAGEVLVKVTACGVCFSDLNLLRGHYPFARYPVVPGHEITGVVTAVGEGVTFPEVGTAVGAQFLYDSCGHCDYCVRGDQILCPRKRITGIVADGGYAEYALFKAGFVTPLPDGLDPVAAAPLMCAGLTSFNGLRQAGATAGSRVAVVGLGGVGTLAARYAVAMGARLAVVGRSRRGEDQAKALGAELFVATEESDPADALKGWDGGADVVLNAAPSTAAAAATLGGLAPDGTLLLLGYGNEPLTLPTPPMILNRLHVAASPSGSPHDLRDTLAFSAAHGILPEVTPITLEQAPAALDAMADGTARGRSVITFG; encoded by the coding sequence ATGCGTGCTGCTGTCGCCACCGGCCCGAACCTCCCGCTGGCCCTCGACAACCTCGACGTCCCCCAGCCCGCCGCCGGAGAGGTCCTCGTCAAGGTCACCGCCTGCGGAGTGTGCTTCTCCGACCTGAACCTGCTGCGCGGCCACTACCCCTTCGCCCGGTACCCCGTCGTCCCCGGCCACGAGATCACCGGCGTGGTGACCGCCGTCGGCGAGGGCGTGACGTTCCCGGAGGTCGGTACGGCGGTGGGCGCCCAGTTCCTGTACGACTCCTGCGGGCACTGCGACTACTGCGTGCGCGGCGACCAGATCCTGTGCCCCCGCAAGCGGATCACCGGCATCGTGGCCGACGGCGGCTACGCCGAGTACGCCCTGTTCAAGGCCGGCTTCGTCACCCCGCTGCCGGACGGACTCGACCCCGTGGCGGCCGCTCCCCTGATGTGCGCCGGCCTCACCTCCTTCAACGGCCTGCGGCAGGCCGGCGCGACGGCCGGCTCCAGGGTCGCCGTCGTCGGCCTCGGCGGAGTCGGCACCCTGGCCGCGCGCTACGCCGTCGCCATGGGCGCCCGCCTCGCCGTGGTGGGCCGCTCCAGGCGCGGCGAGGACCAGGCCAAGGCCCTGGGCGCGGAGCTGTTCGTCGCCACCGAGGAGTCCGACCCGGCCGACGCCCTGAAGGGCTGGGACGGCGGCGCGGACGTGGTCCTGAACGCCGCCCCGTCCACCGCGGCGGCCGCAGCCACCCTGGGCGGCCTCGCCCCCGACGGCACCCTGCTGCTCCTCGGCTACGGCAACGAGCCGCTCACCCTGCCCACCCCGCCCATGATCCTCAACCGGCTGCACGTGGCCGCCTCCCCGTCCGGCTCCCCGCACGACCTGCGCGACACCCTCGCCTTCTCGGCGGCCCACGGCATCCTGCCCGAGGTCACCCCGATCACCCTGGAGCAGGCCCCGGCCGCGCTCGACGCCATGGCCGACGGAACCGCCCGCGGCCGCAGCGTGATCACGTTCGGCTGA
- a CDS encoding SAM-dependent methyltransferase, whose amino-acid sequence MERPAWAPRSIDISVPSVSRIYDYYLGGSHNFEVDREAARKAMDFMPGLPKIMQANRAFMRRAVRFALDEGITQFLDIGSGIPTFGNVHEVAQAQRPGARVVYVDHDPVAVAHSQAVLAGNDDADIVAADLRKPQEILSSSEVERLIDLNRPVALLLVAILHFVEDEDEPYEAVAQLRDALAPGSMLVLTHASYEGIPLPEERAKGTVDVYKDIRNPLIMRSREQIARFFEGYDMVEPGLVPMPSWRSDTTPDDEDPWAFSGFAGVGRTA is encoded by the coding sequence ATGGAGCGTCCCGCCTGGGCTCCCCGGAGCATCGACATCTCGGTGCCCAGCGTCTCGCGGATCTACGACTACTATCTGGGCGGTTCGCACAACTTCGAGGTCGACCGGGAAGCGGCCCGCAAGGCCATGGACTTCATGCCGGGCCTCCCCAAGATCATGCAGGCCAACCGGGCGTTCATGCGCCGCGCGGTGCGCTTCGCCCTCGACGAGGGCATCACCCAGTTCCTGGACATCGGCTCCGGCATCCCGACGTTCGGCAATGTCCACGAGGTGGCCCAGGCCCAACGTCCCGGTGCACGCGTGGTGTACGTCGACCACGACCCGGTCGCCGTCGCGCACAGCCAGGCGGTCCTCGCGGGCAACGACGACGCGGACATCGTTGCCGCGGATCTGCGCAAGCCCCAGGAGATCCTGTCCAGTTCCGAGGTGGAGCGGCTGATCGACCTGAACCGGCCAGTGGCGCTGCTTCTCGTTGCCATACTGCACTTCGTGGAGGACGAGGACGAACCGTACGAGGCGGTGGCCCAGCTGCGCGACGCGCTCGCGCCCGGCAGCATGCTGGTGCTCACGCACGCCTCCTACGAGGGGATCCCGCTGCCCGAGGAGCGGGCCAAGGGCACGGTCGACGTGTACAAGGACATTCGCAACCCGCTGATCATGCGTTCGCGCGAGCAGATCGCGCGGTTCTTCGAGGGGTACGACATGGTGGAACCCGGACTGGTGCCGATGCCGAGCTGGCGGTCCGACACCACACCGGACGACGAGGATCCGTGGGCCTTCTCCGGGTTCGCCGGCGTGGGGCGTACCGCGTGA
- a CDS encoding SDR family oxidoreductase → MPSVVLVTGASSGFGALTARALADAGHTVYGGIRQTTGRNAPAVADARSYADEHGVALRTVELDVSSQESVDAGVARVVAEAGRIDVVVHNAGHMVLGPTESFTPEQIAEIYDTNVLSTQRVNRAVLPGMRERRDGLLLWVGSSSTYGGTPPYLGPYFGAKAAMDHLAKSYAVELSRFGIDTAIVVPGSFTSGTNHFAHAMHPADTATAEAYDAFYAGLMDDVGKALAALSPADADVREVARAIVRIVGTPKGERPFRTTIDPADDGSERVSDVADDVRADFYERIGMPDLLAPRS, encoded by the coding sequence ATGCCCTCCGTCGTCCTCGTCACGGGTGCCTCCAGCGGCTTCGGCGCCCTGACCGCCCGAGCCCTCGCCGACGCCGGACACACCGTCTACGGCGGCATACGCCAGACCACCGGCCGCAACGCCCCGGCGGTCGCCGACGCCCGGTCCTACGCCGACGAGCACGGTGTCGCGCTGCGCACCGTCGAACTCGACGTCTCCAGCCAGGAATCCGTGGACGCCGGTGTCGCGCGGGTCGTGGCCGAGGCGGGCCGCATCGACGTCGTCGTGCACAACGCCGGGCACATGGTGCTCGGCCCGACCGAGTCCTTCACGCCCGAGCAGATCGCCGAGATCTACGACACCAACGTGCTGTCCACGCAGCGCGTCAACCGCGCGGTCCTGCCCGGGATGCGCGAGCGGCGTGACGGCCTGCTGCTGTGGGTGGGCTCCTCCAGCACCTACGGCGGCACCCCGCCCTACCTCGGCCCGTACTTCGGCGCCAAGGCCGCGATGGACCACCTGGCCAAGAGCTACGCGGTCGAACTGAGCCGCTTCGGCATCGACACGGCCATCGTGGTCCCCGGCTCCTTCACCTCCGGCACCAATCACTTCGCCCACGCGATGCACCCCGCCGACACGGCCACGGCAGAGGCGTACGACGCCTTCTACGCCGGTCTGATGGACGACGTCGGCAAGGCCCTGGCCGCCCTGTCGCCGGCGGACGCCGACGTCCGGGAGGTGGCCCGCGCCATCGTCCGCATCGTCGGCACCCCGAAGGGCGAGCGGCCCTTCCGTACCACCATCGACCCGGCCGACGACGGCTCGGAGCGGGTCAGCGACGTCGCCGACGACGTGCGCGCCGACTTCTACGAGCGCATCGGCATGCCGGACCTCTTGGCCCCGCGCTCCTGA
- a CDS encoding LysR family transcriptional regulator gives MQFQQLQYFVAVAETRHFTRAADLVHVAQPSLSQQIKALERELGADLFLRARGNISLTDAGEALLPLARRILADADTARHEVQELVQLRRGRVRLGATPSLCTGLLPDVLRAFHDRYPGIQLLIEEGGSHDLVRQLARGALDLALVVLPLPTPSPALTTVELLREDLVVVSSPEAPRPGGSRRTVRIADLEGERLVMFRHGYDLRELTVAACRAEGFEPDFAVEGGEMDAVLGFVRAGLGLAVVPRMVAARSGRGLRVTPLARPGLNRTIALAHRSDVAPPRAARELQRMLLER, from the coding sequence ATGCAGTTCCAGCAGCTCCAGTACTTCGTGGCGGTCGCCGAGACCCGGCACTTCACCCGGGCCGCCGACCTGGTGCATGTCGCGCAGCCCTCGCTGTCGCAGCAGATCAAGGCGCTGGAGCGGGAGTTGGGCGCGGACCTGTTCCTGCGGGCACGCGGCAACATCTCCCTCACGGATGCCGGGGAGGCCCTGCTGCCGCTGGCCCGGCGCATCCTGGCCGACGCGGACACCGCCCGGCACGAGGTGCAGGAGCTGGTGCAGCTGCGCCGCGGCCGGGTCCGCCTCGGCGCGACGCCGAGCCTGTGCACGGGCCTGCTCCCGGACGTGCTGCGCGCCTTCCACGACCGCTATCCCGGCATCCAGCTGCTGATCGAGGAGGGCGGCTCGCACGATCTCGTACGGCAGCTCGCCCGCGGCGCCCTCGATCTGGCCCTGGTCGTGCTGCCCCTGCCCACTCCGTCCCCGGCGCTGACCACGGTGGAGCTGCTGCGCGAGGACCTCGTGGTCGTGTCCTCCCCCGAGGCCCCTCGCCCGGGCGGCAGCCGGCGCACCGTGCGCATCGCCGATCTGGAGGGCGAGCGTCTTGTGATGTTCCGGCACGGCTACGACCTGCGGGAACTGACCGTCGCCGCGTGCCGTGCCGAGGGCTTCGAGCCGGACTTCGCGGTCGAGGGCGGGGAGATGGACGCGGTGCTGGGGTTCGTGCGGGCGGGCCTCGGCCTCGCCGTCGTTCCGCGCATGGTGGCGGCGCGGTCGGGCCGGGGACTGCGGGTCACCCCGCTGGCCCGGCCCGGTCTGAACCGGACGATCGCGCTGGCCCACCGCAGCGATGTGGCGCCGCCGCGGGCCGCGCGGGAGTTGCAGCGGATGCTGCTGGAGCGGTGA
- a CDS encoding putative bifunctional diguanylate cyclase/phosphodiesterase gives MSAGPDGPEDRLRRFATIWSRAVFPVTSTSSTRPEFEEQLLPLARRLSEALRARAFDADEGRAVGAALIASHCTDPEALSRSLDCVDAYLVLYCGDGGDQEDLRARSGRLQHAMAAGFAQALRERTLAEQEAISAAALKAQGVVAQALHDTEARFRAVFEGAAIGIGIADLTGNILQVNGALLRMFGVSEQAIRSRNVKEWTHPEDAPQTWKLYDELVRGEREHYHVEKAFYRPDGTVLWTNLTVSLLRDADGEPQYQLALMEDTTERRLLNLRLRYEATHDALTGLPNRTFFFERLEKALGAGEGQRFGLCYLDLDGFKTVNDSLGHAAGDRLLVEVADRLQSCATAPGEMVARLGGDEFVALTTGPDTEREVDELAARIMNVLVAPISVDGRELTVRGSIGIVEGPAGERSPAEVLRSADITMYRAKSAGGNRFELADEEADARAITRHGLTTALPMALDRGEFFIEYQPLVHLGDGSVRGAEALVRWLHPQHGVLGPDRFIPLAEHTGLIVPLGRWVLEQSVRQARAWRERHDDAGPFRINVNLSPCQLTHPGLVQDTVDILERAGMAPDALCLEVTESALIGADDALLKPLRRLADMGVDIALDDFGTGYSNLANLRRLPVSILKLDRSFTQSMQRFPADPVDLKIVEGIVSLAHSLNLAVTVEGVETGAQAEQLRILGCDTAQGWYYARPGPPERLHELALVDATG, from the coding sequence GTGAGCGCGGGGCCGGACGGGCCGGAGGACAGACTGCGCCGGTTCGCGACGATCTGGAGCCGGGCGGTCTTCCCGGTGACCTCGACGTCGTCGACCCGGCCGGAGTTCGAGGAACAACTGCTGCCGCTCGCCCGGCGGTTGAGCGAGGCACTCAGAGCCAGGGCGTTCGACGCGGACGAGGGCAGGGCCGTCGGCGCCGCGTTGATCGCCTCGCACTGCACAGACCCCGAGGCGCTCAGCCGCTCGCTGGACTGCGTCGACGCCTACCTCGTGCTGTACTGCGGCGACGGCGGTGACCAGGAGGACCTGCGGGCCCGCTCCGGACGGCTCCAGCACGCCATGGCCGCCGGGTTCGCCCAGGCGCTGCGCGAGCGGACCCTCGCCGAGCAGGAGGCGATCTCCGCGGCCGCGCTCAAGGCGCAGGGCGTCGTCGCACAGGCGCTGCACGACACCGAGGCCCGCTTCCGCGCGGTCTTCGAAGGCGCGGCCATAGGAATCGGCATCGCCGACCTGACGGGCAACATACTGCAGGTCAACGGCGCCCTGCTGCGCATGTTCGGCGTCTCCGAGCAGGCCATCCGCAGCCGCAACGTCAAGGAGTGGACCCACCCCGAGGACGCGCCGCAGACCTGGAAGCTCTACGACGAACTCGTCCGCGGCGAGCGCGAGCACTACCACGTCGAAAAGGCCTTCTACCGGCCCGACGGAACGGTCCTGTGGACCAACCTCACGGTCTCCCTGCTGCGCGACGCCGACGGTGAACCCCAGTACCAGCTGGCCCTGATGGAGGACACCACCGAGCGGCGGCTGCTCAACCTGCGGCTGCGCTACGAGGCCACCCACGACGCGCTCACCGGCCTGCCCAACCGCACCTTCTTCTTCGAGCGCCTGGAGAAGGCACTGGGCGCCGGGGAAGGCCAGCGGTTCGGGCTCTGCTACCTCGACCTGGACGGCTTCAAGACCGTCAACGACAGCCTCGGCCACGCGGCCGGCGACCGGCTGCTCGTCGAGGTCGCCGACCGCCTCCAGTCCTGCGCCACCGCGCCCGGCGAGATGGTCGCGCGGCTCGGCGGCGACGAGTTCGTGGCACTGACCACCGGCCCCGACACCGAGCGCGAGGTCGACGAGCTCGCCGCCCGGATCATGAACGTACTGGTCGCCCCGATCAGCGTCGACGGCCGCGAGCTGACCGTGCGCGGCAGCATCGGCATCGTCGAGGGCCCGGCGGGCGAACGCAGCCCGGCGGAGGTGCTGCGCAGCGCCGACATCACGATGTACCGGGCCAAGTCGGCGGGCGGCAACCGCTTCGAGCTGGCCGACGAGGAGGCCGACGCCCGCGCCATCACCCGGCACGGGCTGACCACGGCGCTGCCGATGGCCCTGGACCGCGGCGAGTTCTTCATCGAGTACCAGCCGCTGGTCCACCTCGGCGACGGCAGCGTGCGCGGCGCCGAGGCCCTGGTGCGCTGGCTGCATCCGCAGCACGGCGTCCTCGGCCCGGACCGGTTCATCCCGCTCGCCGAACACACCGGGCTCATCGTGCCGCTCGGCCGCTGGGTCCTGGAGCAGTCGGTGCGCCAGGCCCGCGCCTGGCGCGAACGCCACGACGACGCCGGGCCGTTCCGCATCAACGTCAACCTCTCGCCGTGCCAGCTCACCCACCCCGGGCTCGTCCAGGACACCGTCGACATCCTGGAGCGCGCGGGCATGGCACCCGACGCGCTCTGCCTGGAGGTCACCGAGTCGGCCCTCATCGGCGCCGACGACGCCCTGCTCAAGCCCCTGCGGAGGCTGGCCGACATGGGCGTCGACATCGCCCTGGACGACTTCGGCACCGGCTACTCCAACCTCGCCAACCTGCGCCGGCTGCCGGTCAGCATCCTCAAGCTGGACCGCTCCTTCACCCAGAGCATGCAGCGCTTCCCGGCGGACCCCGTCGACCTCAAGATCGTCGAGGGCATCGTCTCCCTGGCGCACAGCCTGAACCTCGCGGTGACGGTGGAGGGCGTGGAGACCGGCGCCCAGGCCGAGCAGCTGCGGATACTGGGCTGCGACACGGCCCAGGGCTGGTACTACGCCCGTCCCGGCCCGCCGGAGCGCCTGCACGAGCTGGCGCTGGTGGACGCGACCGGCTGA
- a CDS encoding LysR family transcriptional regulator yields the protein MAEKPVDLDLRKLRYFVAVAERRHFGQAAVALHVTQPALSRQVRQLEHELRVELFTRSTREVTLTPAGEQFLRDAKALLAASEAAQERARRIGAGDNALIVGFMLGTDVGLALNAFSARFPRVSIELVRLRWWSQARALLDGSVDVGFVRPPLEAEGIDLLPLYLEHIAAVLPVDHPRAQDAKVALAALTDEPVLEYAEATEAWSAVWNADPRPDGTRPGHGPAFHDMEELLGYVRGGRGMAFVPSSVAAAFPRSDIAYVPVADAAPGQVSLAWNAARPSHLVTSFVETVHAAARVRGTA from the coding sequence ATGGCCGAAAAGCCGGTCGATCTGGATCTGCGCAAGCTGCGCTACTTCGTCGCCGTGGCCGAGCGCCGGCACTTCGGCCAGGCGGCCGTCGCTCTGCACGTCACCCAGCCCGCGCTGTCCCGGCAGGTGCGGCAGCTGGAGCACGAGCTGCGGGTGGAGCTGTTCACCCGCAGCACCCGCGAAGTCACGCTCACCCCGGCCGGTGAACAGTTCCTGCGCGACGCCAAGGCACTGCTCGCCGCGTCGGAGGCCGCCCAGGAGCGGGCCCGGCGCATCGGCGCGGGCGACAACGCCCTGATCGTCGGGTTCATGCTGGGCACGGACGTCGGCCTCGCCCTGAACGCGTTCTCGGCGCGCTTCCCCCGCGTGTCGATCGAGCTGGTCCGGCTGCGCTGGTGGAGCCAGGCACGGGCCCTGCTGGACGGCAGCGTCGACGTCGGGTTCGTACGGCCGCCCCTGGAGGCCGAGGGAATCGACCTCCTGCCGCTGTACCTCGAGCACATCGCCGCCGTCCTGCCCGTCGACCATCCCCGGGCGCAGGACGCGAAGGTCGCGCTGGCCGCCCTCACCGACGAACCCGTCCTGGAGTACGCGGAGGCCACCGAGGCCTGGTCGGCGGTCTGGAACGCCGATCCGCGCCCCGACGGCACCCGGCCCGGCCACGGCCCGGCCTTCCACGACATGGAGGAACTGCTGGGCTACGTCCGCGGCGGACGCGGCATGGCCTTCGTGCCGAGCTCCGTCGCGGCCGCGTTCCCCCGGTCCGACATCGCCTACGTCCCGGTCGCCGACGCGGCGCCGGGGCAGGTGTCGCTGGCCTGGAACGCCGCGCGCCCCTCGCACCTCGTCACCAGCTTCGTCGAGACCGTGCACGCCGCCGCCCGGGTGCGCGGCACCGCCTAG